DNA from Desulfurellaceae bacterium:
AGCCGCCGGCCAAGCGGGTCCACCAACGCTTCCGGGATATGCAGAAGTGGGCGGTATGGCACTACAATGTGCACGGCGCCCAGGGCCCCCTGCAGGCGTTTACGGCCATGTTTCAGTACGGTCTGTTCGATCGCTTCCCGCGCGTCAAGGTTGTCGTCCTGGAGTCCGGGGCGGGCTGGGCCGGCTATCTGCTCAACCGCATGGACGCGGTGTACGACAGCCCGCTGGGCGAATCGGTGCCGCTCAAGGAGAAGCCCAGCTATTATTTTCACCGCCAGTGCTGGATCTCGGGCGATCCCGACGAGAAGGCGTTTGGCAATGTGGTTGACTTTGTGGGCGCCGACAAGTTTTTCTGGGCCTCGGATTTCCCGCATTTCGATCATCCGGGCAACTACATGGACGAGCTGAAAGAGCTGGTCGAACCGATGTCGGCGTCCACCCGCCAGAAGGTCATCGGCGATAACGTCGCCCAGGTGTACGGCATCTGAGGGCGACAGGAGAGCGCTATGACACGGCCCGTTTGTGTTATTTCCGGAGTTGGTCCGGGGACCGGGGCGGCCCTGAGCCGCCGTTTTGCCGCAGGCGGCTATCAGGTCGCCATGCTGGCCCGCAACGAGGAGCGGCTGTCACAGCTGGAGCGGGAGATTCCGCACACGACCGGTTTTGGCTGTGACGTGTCGGACCAGGCGGCGGTGGACACGACCCTGGCCGCCATCAAGGAGAACCTGGGTGCGCCCGAGGTGCTGATCCACAACGCGGTGGGCGGCGCCT
Protein-coding regions in this window:
- a CDS encoding amidohydrolase family protein; the encoded protein is PPAKRVHQRFRDMQKWAVWHYNVHGAQGPLQAFTAMFQYGLFDRFPRVKVVVLESGAGWAGYLLNRMDAVYDSPLGESVPLKEKPSYYFHRQCWISGDPDEKAFGNVVDFVGADKFFWASDFPHFDHPGNYMDELKELVEPMSASTRQKVIGDNVAQVYGI